From Brassica oleracea var. oleracea cultivar TO1000 chromosome C3, BOL, whole genome shotgun sequence, a single genomic window includes:
- the LOC106330201 gene encoding uncharacterized protein At4g02000-like, with protein sequence MEELKELELLDEGEMVDIPDLEVEDLIEENTLSIIVRCLNPFVHKVGGLVKALPPIWGMEDRTQGRVVGEDRVQYTFRSENDLKFVLSKGPWFVNGWMVAMDQWTPNPQEDFLKRITFWIRIRGLPIHMLKRQVVETLLDPLGKVEAVELHAKNSNSLEYVRALVKINTEEPLQFRRIARFKSGATYPTELEYEKLLKVCYGCKRLTHDQTKCPHQILAVEEGELEGRDRAKESNLRKKLKEKETKAKESLQRPSTKGAAKGVVISGPSPSTSQARNSVKGRGNLKEDKSKGRK encoded by the coding sequence ATGGAAGAGCTAAAGGAACTGGAACTTCTGGATGAAGGCGAGATGGTGGATATCCCAGATCTGGAGGTTGAGGATCTGATTGAGGAAAACACACTAAGCATTATTGTGAGATGCCTCAACCCTTTTGTGCACAAGGTAGGAGGTCTAGTAAAGGCATTACCACCCATATGGGGGATGGAGGATAGAACTCAGGGAAGGGTTGTAGGAGAAGATAGGGTTCAGTACACCTTCAGATCGGAGAACGACCTAAAGTTTGTTCTGTCAAAAGGTCCATGGTTTGTTAATGGTTGGATGGTGGCCATGGATCAATGGACACCAAACCCACAGGAAGATTTCTTAAAAAGGATAACTTTCTGGATTCGAATTAGAGGACTTCCCATCCACATGCTGAAGAGGCAAGTGGTAGAAACATTACTGGATCCTTTGGGGAAGGTCGAAGCAGTGGAGCTGCACGCAAAGAACTCTAACTCCCTAGAGTACGTAAGAGCCTTGGTCAAGATCAATACGGAAGAGCCACTGCAGTTCAGAAGAATAGCCAGATTCAAATCAGGAGCCACGTATCCAACGGAGTTGGAGTATGAAAAGCTTCTCAAAGTTTGTTATGGATGCAAAAGGCTAACGCACGACCAGACCAAGTGCCCTCATCAGATCCTCGCAGTGGAAGAAGGGGAGTTGGAAGGTAGAGATCGAGCCAAGGAATCCAACCTAAGGAAAAAACTAAAGGAAAAGGAAACAAAAGCCAAAGAGAGTCTCCAGAGACCTTCAACAAAAGGAGCTGCTAAAGGAGTGGTTATTAGTGGCCCCTCTCCCTCTACAAGCCAAGCAAGGAATAGTGTGAAAGGCCGTGGAAATCTAAAGGAGGATAAGAGTAAGGGAAGAAAATAG
- the LOC106329318 gene encoding uncharacterized protein LOC106329318 — MKLNRGGGELGHHHEALKFSSLTFTLERPRDYLVLFTRFSILTCLIVSVSLVLRATFSSSSAPYSYGLRFPAVSQKALATPPTISTGPINISHIQFCIAGAAETWLDRSRYTSLWWSNSTRGFVWLDKPVMINKNHSDNRFSIPARVSDKSWTRFRFSSSRAAVRIARVVLDSYRLNLPDVRWFVMGDDDTVFFAENLVEALSKYDHEEMWYVGGNSESVEQDVMHDYDMAFGGGGFAISRPLAARLAAAMDGCLQRYFYFYGSDQRIAACVSEIGVAFTEERGFHQLDIRGDPYGFLSAHPLAPLVSLHHLEYLDPLFPNKTPIESLQTLVKPYTLDPHRILQQINCHDHKRQWSISISWGYSIQIYTYFLTTKDLETPLQTFKTWRSFRDGPFTFNTRPLKPDPCERPVTYFMDGAEDVRGSGTKTWYSVGDKNYGHCEKSEHTRVNKVKRILVTSMKMDPEYWKKAPRRQCCELLEGGNEKEMSIRIRKCSSLEMI, encoded by the exons ATGAAACTGAATCGCGGCGGTGGAGAGCTCGGCCACCACCACGAGGCCCTGAAGTTTTCAAGCTTAACCTTCACGCTGGAGCGGCCACGTGACTACCTCGTGCTCTTCACTCGCTTCTCCATCCTCACGTGCCTCATCGTCTCCGTCTCTCTCGTTCTTCGCGCCACTTTCTCATCCTCCTCCGCACCCTACTCCTACGGTCTCCGTTTCCCCGCCGTATCTCAGAAAGCACTAGCTACACCGCCGACGATATCCACCGGTCCGATCAATATCTCTCACATCCAGTTCTGCATCGCCGGAGCAGCTGAGACCTGGCTCGATAGGAGCCGGTACACCTCTTTGTGGTGGAGCAACTCCACACGTGGATTCGTCTGGCTCGATAAACCGGTTATGATCAATAAAAATCATTCAGATAACCGGTTCTCGATTCCGGCTCGAGTTTCCGATAAAAGCTGGACTCGGTTCAGATTCTCCAGCTCACGAGCGGCGGTTCGGATCGCTCGCGTGGTCTTGGATAGTTACAGGCTGAATCTCCCCGACGTGCGGTGGTTCGTGATGGGAGACGACGACACCGTCTTCTTCGCGGAGAACCTCGTCGAGGCTCTCTCGAAGTACGACCACGAGGAGATGTGGTACGTCGGCGGAAACTCGGAGAGCGTGGAGCAGGACGTGATGCACGACTACGACATGGCGTTCGGCGGCGGCGGGTTCGCGATCAGCCGCCCGCTCGCGGCGCGTTTGGCCGCCGCGATGGACGGGTGTCTGCAGCGGTATTTCTACTTCTACGGCTCGGATCAGAGGATCGCGGCTTGCGTTAGCGAGATTGGCGTTGCGTTCACCGAAGAACGCGGGTTTCACCAG CTTGACATAAGAGGAGATCCATACGGGTTTCTATCGGCGCATCCCCTCGCACCGCTTGTATCACTGCATCACCTCGAATACTTAGACCCATTATTCCCTAACAAAACCCCCATCGAGTCGTTACAAACCCTTGTGAAACCTTACACCTTAGACCCGCATAGAATACTCCAACAGATTAACTGCCATGACCACAAGCGTCAATGGTCCATATCCATCTCGTGGGGATACTCCATTCAGATATACACATACTTTTTAACCACTAAAGACCTGGAAACGCCGTTGCAGACTTTCAAAACCTGGCGGTCTTTTAGAGATGGGCCTTTCACGTTTAACACCCGGCCCTTGAAGCCTGACCCTTGTGAGCGTCCCGTCACTTATTTCATGGACGGAGCAGAGGATGTGAGGGGTAGTGGGACGAAAACTTGGTATAGCGTAGGGGATAAGAACTATGGTCATTGTGAAAAGAGTGAGCATACTCGGGTTAACAAAGTGAAGAGGATATTGGTGACTTCAATGAAGATGGATCCTGAGTATTGGAAAAAG GCACCAAGGAGACAGTGCTGCGAGTTGTTGGAAGGAGGAAATGAGAAAGAAATGTCAATAAGGATTAGGAAGTGTTCATCTTTGGAGATGATATAA
- the LOC106333270 gene encoding dnaJ homolog subfamily C member 2-like produces the protein MPSGRSDSAVKLIKYSEELVDGKPFYAFSNSRPVKALNREPAGHAFHSAALKLLGCAEKPSAGEGSNKKVGDDDKEEEYSFPSFNPYANNKAKKKKTKPGAQQQQDHQQDHYALLGLRNLRYLATEDQIKKSYREAALKHHPDKQHAALLLAEETEEAKEAKKDEIDSRFRAIQEAYEVLMDPTKRKIFDSTDEFDDEDCSPQEFFKVFGPAFKRIAKLSATASQRVPDLGDENTKLKDVEKFYSFWYGFKSLREFPDGGKHDLEKADSRQERRWMERENAKKTAKDRKEDDVRIRNLVDNAYRIDPRIAKREEEDEAKKQRKKEAKVMAEKKREEEAAEKEKRRKEEAKESAEKLKKDKEKERKLLLKERNRLRTLSAHVLAQRLLSKEDVENLCMSLNIQQLQSLCDTMGNKQGIELAKVIKEHEANSKAKENEKANFKEKECEKANSKEKESEKANGGDDAEPTKLDNTQKKENEKADGDTEPTKLDNIQKKQLWSKEEIDKLRKGIIKYPKGISRRWEVISDYIGTGRTVEEVLKATKTVLLQKPDSAKAFDTFLEKRKPTVSIASPLSTREEELGESLPMANNGEASGSSDADGWSSVQERALVQALKTFTKETSQRWERVAAAVPGKTMVQCKKKFAELKELIRSKKTGV, from the coding sequence ATGCCGAGCGGGAGAAGCGACTCTGCCGTTAAGCTAATTAAATACTCTGAGGAGCTTGTGGATGGAAAACCATTCTACGCCTTTTCCAATTCTCGTCCCGTGAAGGCTTTGAACCGTGAACCTGCTGGTCACGCCTTCCACTCAGCTGCTCTCAAACTTCTTGGCTGTGCAGAGAAACCTAGCGCTGGTGAAGGTAGCAATAAGAAAGTTGGTGATGATGATAAAGAGGAGGAGTATTCTTTTCCTTCATTCAACCCTTATGCCAACAACAAAGCGAAGAAGAAGAAGACGAAGCCTGGTGCACAGCAACAGCAAGACCACCAACAAGACCACTACGCGTTGTTGGGATTGAGAAACTTGAGGTATCTCGCAACAGAAGATCAGATAAAGAAAAGCTACCGCGAAGCCGCGTTGAAGCACCATCCTGACAAACAACACGCTGCTCTCCTTCTGGCAGAGGAAACGGAAGAGGCCAAGGAAGCTAAGAAAGATGAGATAGATTCTCGCTTCAGAGCGATTCAAGAAGCTTACGAGGTGCTGATGGATCCAACCAAGAGGAAAATATTTGACTCCACTGATGAGTTTGACGACGAGGATTGCTCGCCGCAAGAGTTTTTCAAGGTGTTTGGTCCAGCCTTTAAGAGAATTGCTAAGCTGTCGGCAACGGCGAGTCAGCGTGTACCGGATTTGGGAGATGAGAACACAAAGCTCAAAGACGTTGAGAAGTTCTACAGCTTCTGGTACGGTTTCAAGAGTTTGAGAGAGTTTCCTGACGGAGGAAAGCATGACCTTGAGAAGGCAGATTCGCGCCAGGAGCGGAGGTGGATGGAGAGAGAGAATGCCAAAAAAACCGCAAAGGATAGGAAGGAGGACGACGTTCGAATCCGGAATCTAGTGGACAATGCGTATAGAATAGACCCCAGGATCGCGAAAAGAGAAGAGGAAGACGAGGCCAAGAAGCAGCGGAAGAAAGAAGCGAAGGTTATGGCTGAGAAGAAGCGGGAAGAGGAAGCCGCCGAGAAAGAGAAGAGGAGGAAAGAAGAAGCAAAAGAATCCGCCGAAAAACTAAAGAAAGATAAGGAGAAAGAGAGGAAACTCTTACTCAAAGAGCGTAACCGTCTTAGAACTCTCTCAGCTCATGTCCTGGCTCAGCGTCTCCTCTCCAAGGAAGATGTAGAGAATCTATGCATGTCACTAAACATCCAGCAGCTGCAGAGTCTATGTGATACGATGGGAAACAAACAAGGGATAGAGTTAGCAAAGGTGATCAAAGAACACGAAGCCAACTCTAAAGCTAAAGAAAATGAGAAAGCCAACTTTAAAGAGAAAGAATGTGAGAAAGCCAACTCTAAAGAGAAAGAAAGTGAGAAAGCTAACGGTGGTGACGACGCAGAGCCTACTAAATTAGATAACACTCAGAAGAAAGAAAATGAGAAAGCAGACGGTGACACAGAACCTACTAAATTAGATAACATTCAGAAGAAGCAACTATGGAGCAAAGAAGAGATTGATAAGCTGAGAAAGGGAATAATAAAATACCCAAAGGGGATATCTCGGAGATGGGAGGTTATATCAGATTACATTGGTACAGGGAGAACCGTGGAGGAGGTTCTTAAAGCAACTAAGACCGTTCTTCTCCAGAAACCAGATTCTGCCAAGGCGTTTGACACATTCCTGGAGAAAAGGAAACCTACAGTTTCAATCGCGTCACCTCTCTCCACAAGAGAGGAGGAGCTTGGAGAATCTCTACCAATGGCAAACAATGGTGAAGCAAGTGGGAGTTCAGACGCAGATGGTTGGTCGAGCGTGCAAGAAAGAGCTTTGGTTCAAGCTTTGAAGACGTTTACTAAAGAGACGAGCCAAAGATGGGAGAGAGTAGCTGCGGCTGTTCCTGGTAAAACGATGGTTCAATGCAAGAAGAAGTTTGCTGAGCTTAAGGAACTCATCAGAAGCAAGAAAACTGGAGTCTAA
- the LOC106329214 gene encoding salicylate/benzoate carboxyl methyltransferase-like isoform X2 has translation MGSRFVDTIPSLSCDDDKSDDEYAFVRALRMSGGDGANSYSANSLLQDKKVAISEIINTVNVLCQQLNQNPPEIDCCLNDLPENDFNTTFKFVPFFNNELMITNKSSCFVYGAPGSFYARLFSRNSLHFVHSCYALHFLSKVPEKHVNDKGSVYITGSSPQSTYKAYLNQFQKDFTLFLRLRSEEIVSNGRMVLTFIGRNTLNSDPLYRDCCHFWTLLSKSLRDLVFEGHVSESKLDEFNMPFYDPNEQELEEVIGNEGSFEINDLEKHVFDLGLSNNNNEEDDYEAGYNEANCIRAVTEPMLVAHFGEDIIDILFDRYAHHVANHASCRNKTSVTLVVSLTKK, from the exons ATGGGTTCAAGATTTGTCGACACCATTCCTTCCTTAAG CTGTGATGATGATAAGAGTGATGATGAATATGCGTTTGTGAGAGCGCTACGTATGAGTGGTGGAGATGGAGCTAACAGTTACTCTGCCAATTCCCTTCTTCAG GACAAAAAG GTGGCTATATCTGAGATCATCAACACCGTCAATGTGTTGTGCCAACAATTAAACCAAAACCCACCAGAAATCGATTGTTGTCTGAATGATCTCCCGGAGAATGATTTCAACACGACTTTCAAATTCGTACCTTTCTTCAACAACGAGCTCATGATCACAAACAAATCATCATGTTTCGTCTATGGAGCACCAGGCTCCTTCTACGCTAGGCTCTTCTCTCGCAACAGCCTCCATTTTGTACATTCCTGTTATGCTCTCCATTTTCTCTCTAAG GTTCCTGAAAAGCATGTGAATGATAAGGGAAGTGTGTACATAACAGGTTCAAGTCCTCAAAGTACATACAAAGCTTACTTGAATCAGTTCCAAAAAGACTTCACCCTGTTTCTAAGGTTACGTTCTGAAGAAATTGTCTCTAATGGACGCATGGTTCTCACCTTCATTGGTAGAAACACTCTTAACAGTGATCCATTGTATAGAGATTGTTGTCACTTTTGGACATTACTATCCAAATCTCTCCGTGACCTAGTCTTCGAG GGCCACGTGAGTGAATCAAAACTGGATGAATTCAACATGCCGTTTTATGATCCAAACGAACAAGAACTCGAAGAAGTGATAGGAAACGAAGGCTCTTTTGAAATCAATGACTTAGAGAAACATGTATTCGACCTTGGCCTTAGTAACAACAACAACGAAGAAGATGACTATGAGGCAGGATACAATGAAGCTAATTGTATAAGAGCAGTTACTGAGCCAATGCTCGTTGCTCACTTTGGAGAAGATATCATCGATATTTTATTTGATAGGTATGCACACCATGTGGCTAACCACGCGAGCTGCAGAAACAAAACGAGTGTCACTCTTGTCGTTTCATTGACTAAGAAGTAA
- the LOC106329214 gene encoding salicylate/benzoate carboxyl methyltransferase-like isoform X1, producing the protein MGSRFVDTIPSLSCDDDKSDDEYAFVRALRMSGGDGANSYSANSLLQRRVLSMARPVLVKNTEDMMMNLDFPGYIKVAELGCSSGQNSFVAISEIINTVNVLCQQLNQNPPEIDCCLNDLPENDFNTTFKFVPFFNNELMITNKSSCFVYGAPGSFYARLFSRNSLHFVHSCYALHFLSKVPEKHVNDKGSVYITGSSPQSTYKAYLNQFQKDFTLFLRLRSEEIVSNGRMVLTFIGRNTLNSDPLYRDCCHFWTLLSKSLRDLVFEGHVSESKLDEFNMPFYDPNEQELEEVIGNEGSFEINDLEKHVFDLGLSNNNNEEDDYEAGYNEANCIRAVTEPMLVAHFGEDIIDILFDRYAHHVANHASCRNKTSVTLVVSLTKK; encoded by the exons ATGGGTTCAAGATTTGTCGACACCATTCCTTCCTTAAG CTGTGATGATGATAAGAGTGATGATGAATATGCGTTTGTGAGAGCGCTACGTATGAGTGGTGGAGATGGAGCTAACAGTTACTCTGCCAATTCCCTTCTTCAG AGAAGAGTTTTATCAATGGCCAGACCAGTATTGGTAAAAAACACAGAAGACATGATGATGAACTTGGACTTTCCAGGCTACATCAAAGTTGCTGAACTGGGTTGTTCATCCGGACAGAACTCATTTGTGGCTATATCTGAGATCATCAACACCGTCAATGTGTTGTGCCAACAATTAAACCAAAACCCACCAGAAATCGATTGTTGTCTGAATGATCTCCCGGAGAATGATTTCAACACGACTTTCAAATTCGTACCTTTCTTCAACAACGAGCTCATGATCACAAACAAATCATCATGTTTCGTCTATGGAGCACCAGGCTCCTTCTACGCTAGGCTCTTCTCTCGCAACAGCCTCCATTTTGTACATTCCTGTTATGCTCTCCATTTTCTCTCTAAG GTTCCTGAAAAGCATGTGAATGATAAGGGAAGTGTGTACATAACAGGTTCAAGTCCTCAAAGTACATACAAAGCTTACTTGAATCAGTTCCAAAAAGACTTCACCCTGTTTCTAAGGTTACGTTCTGAAGAAATTGTCTCTAATGGACGCATGGTTCTCACCTTCATTGGTAGAAACACTCTTAACAGTGATCCATTGTATAGAGATTGTTGTCACTTTTGGACATTACTATCCAAATCTCTCCGTGACCTAGTCTTCGAG GGCCACGTGAGTGAATCAAAACTGGATGAATTCAACATGCCGTTTTATGATCCAAACGAACAAGAACTCGAAGAAGTGATAGGAAACGAAGGCTCTTTTGAAATCAATGACTTAGAGAAACATGTATTCGACCTTGGCCTTAGTAACAACAACAACGAAGAAGATGACTATGAGGCAGGATACAATGAAGCTAATTGTATAAGAGCAGTTACTGAGCCAATGCTCGTTGCTCACTTTGGAGAAGATATCATCGATATTTTATTTGATAGGTATGCACACCATGTGGCTAACCACGCGAGCTGCAGAAACAAAACGAGTGTCACTCTTGTCGTTTCATTGACTAAGAAGTAA